Proteins co-encoded in one Xanthomonas campestris pv. badrii genomic window:
- a CDS encoding TonB-dependent receptor, translating to MLSPRMLASSRCVQVHASTAALHRSALSAAVRRLLVGGATFACVAALPALAQEQPAPAQQQAATQTNPSVSTLDEIKVVGYQASLGKALNVKRNADAIVDAISAEDIGKFPDTNVAESLSRLSGITVDRQFGEGEKVSILGTDPALNRVLLNGQTIASTSWGGDPNDPDSRSFNYSTLAPEVVGLMEVYKTPEARIDEGSIGGTVIVHTRKPLELDRNTLTGTVSYGYNDRSEEGKPNASALYSWKNQDETFGVLTSVMHSQRVLRREGVEIFGYDDVAGAAFPPAVVGNNTGVFPTSINTALFQQTRKRDGISAALQWKPDADFELNLTGLYVTENFDNYNQSRYGYWGSNPGDAQALGFENGVATSGTFGDQSTTFLDGYLRNSDVSTGSIHLRADWHGDGWNASSQVGYTSSQGGAERIYGIQFRNLAGYSYTIDGRRTAMDYSTEPTNTAAMQLNNASASHSPQYDKERYLQLDVDHAVEWGPFTQILTGIKLTNHATGQSSYSRTWAPNDGSTLADFSPGTTPSGYLDGLSTSADMQRWSTIGRGAISSYIGGLEGDAGLPISYAGNYSIEEQNRAWFLQGNFSGERYRGNIGVRYVHTRDSTDGFSYAPGGSYTPVNFLSSYGKWLPAFNIAYDLRDDLMLRFAASKVIARPRYTNMTPYVATDDTTLTASTGNPGLRPYESTNLGASLEWYFADSSLLSAEFFSRDISNYILTTVQDRVFFNNATGGSSTYQTSVPTNAGDAKVQGVALNLQHNFGNGFGVVANYTYSDSNTDGDYSLPYNSRNAYNISPYYEQGKWSARVNLGWRSEYFTQIGRLNGQQMTDAFTQVDASFGYQATERLRVALEATNLLDETYFSYIGNKNQPYYLYKNGRSFMLSLNFKL from the coding sequence ATGCTGTCTCCCCGTATGCTCGCTTCATCCCGCTGTGTGCAAGTGCATGCGTCCACCGCTGCGCTACACCGCTCTGCATTGAGCGCTGCCGTCAGGCGCTTGCTCGTAGGTGGCGCCACCTTCGCCTGTGTTGCGGCGCTTCCGGCGCTTGCGCAGGAACAGCCTGCACCTGCGCAGCAACAGGCAGCTACACAAACCAATCCTTCGGTCTCCACGCTGGACGAAATCAAGGTGGTGGGTTACCAGGCCAGCCTGGGCAAGGCGCTCAACGTCAAGCGCAATGCCGACGCGATCGTGGATGCGATCAGCGCCGAGGATATCGGCAAGTTCCCCGATACCAACGTGGCCGAATCCTTGTCGCGCCTGTCCGGCATCACCGTGGATCGCCAGTTCGGCGAAGGCGAAAAAGTCAGCATCCTCGGTACCGATCCGGCGCTCAACCGCGTGCTGCTCAACGGCCAGACCATCGCCTCTACCAGTTGGGGTGGCGACCCCAACGACCCGGACAGCCGTTCGTTCAACTACAGCACGCTGGCACCGGAAGTGGTGGGCTTGATGGAGGTCTACAAAACCCCCGAGGCGCGGATCGACGAAGGCTCCATCGGCGGCACCGTGATCGTGCACACGCGCAAGCCGCTGGAGCTCGATCGCAATACGCTCACCGGGACAGTGAGCTACGGGTACAACGACCGTTCCGAGGAGGGCAAGCCGAATGCGTCGGCGCTCTACAGCTGGAAGAACCAGGACGAAACCTTCGGCGTACTGACCTCGGTGATGCACTCCCAGCGCGTGCTGCGCCGCGAGGGCGTGGAGATCTTCGGTTACGACGATGTCGCCGGCGCGGCGTTTCCGCCTGCGGTGGTCGGCAACAACACCGGCGTGTTTCCCACCTCGATCAACACCGCGTTGTTCCAGCAGACGCGTAAACGCGATGGCATCAGCGCTGCGCTGCAGTGGAAGCCCGATGCCGACTTCGAGCTCAACCTGACCGGTCTGTACGTCACGGAGAATTTCGACAACTACAACCAGAGCCGCTACGGCTACTGGGGATCCAACCCCGGCGACGCACAGGCGCTGGGCTTCGAGAACGGCGTGGCCACCTCCGGCACCTTCGGCGATCAGTCAACGACGTTCCTGGATGGCTACCTGCGCAACAGCGATGTCAGCACCGGCAGCATCCACTTGCGTGCCGACTGGCATGGCGACGGCTGGAATGCCTCCAGCCAGGTCGGTTACACCAGCTCGCAAGGCGGTGCCGAGCGCATCTACGGCATCCAGTTCCGCAACCTGGCCGGCTACAGCTACACCATCGACGGGCGCCGCACCGCGATGGACTACAGCACCGAGCCGACCAATACGGCGGCGATGCAGCTCAACAACGCCTCGGCCAGCCACAGCCCGCAGTACGACAAGGAGCGTTACCTGCAGCTGGATGTCGACCATGCGGTGGAATGGGGGCCGTTCACGCAGATCCTCACCGGCATCAAGCTCACCAACCACGCCACCGGACAGTCATCCTATAGCCGCACCTGGGCACCGAACGATGGCAGTACGCTGGCGGATTTCTCGCCAGGCACCACGCCATCCGGCTACCTGGATGGCCTGTCCACCAGCGCCGACATGCAACGCTGGTCCACCATCGGTCGCGGTGCGATCAGCAGCTACATTGGTGGCCTGGAAGGCGATGCCGGTTTGCCGATCAGCTACGCAGGCAATTACAGCATCGAGGAGCAAAACCGCGCCTGGTTCCTGCAGGGCAACTTCTCCGGCGAGCGCTATCGCGGCAACATTGGCGTGCGCTACGTGCATACCCGCGATTCCACCGATGGCTTCAGCTATGCGCCGGGTGGCAGCTACACGCCGGTCAACTTTCTCAGCAGCTACGGCAAATGGTTGCCGGCCTTCAACATCGCCTATGACCTGCGCGATGACCTGATGCTGCGTTTTGCCGCCTCCAAGGTCATCGCGCGGCCGCGCTACACCAACATGACCCCGTACGTGGCCACCGACGACACCACCTTGACCGCTTCCACCGGCAATCCTGGCCTGAGGCCGTACGAGTCCACCAACCTCGGCGCGTCGCTGGAATGGTATTTCGCCGACAGCAGCCTGCTCAGCGCCGAGTTCTTCTCGCGCGATATCTCCAACTACATCCTCACCACCGTGCAGGACCGGGTGTTCTTCAACAACGCCACCGGTGGGTCGAGCACCTACCAGACGTCAGTGCCTACCAATGCCGGCGATGCCAAGGTGCAGGGCGTGGCGCTCAACCTGCAGCACAACTTCGGTAACGGGTTTGGCGTGGTGGCCAACTACACCTATTCCGACTCCAACACCGACGGCGACTACAGCCTGCCGTACAACTCGCGCAACGCCTACAACATCAGCCCGTACTACGAGCAGGGCAAGTGGAGCGCGCGGGTGAACCTGGGCTGGCGTTCGGAATACTTCACCCAGATCGGCCGGCTCAACGGCCAGCAGATGACCGATGCCTTCACCCAGGTCGATGCCTCGTTCGGCTACCAGGCCACCGAGCGGCTGCGCGTGGCGCTGGAAGCCACCAATCTGCTGGACGAAACCTACTTCAGCTACATCGGCAACAAGAACCAGCCGTACTACCTCTACAAGAATGGCCGGTCTTTCATGCTGAGCCTGAATTTCAAGCTGTAA
- a CDS encoding DNA polymerase III subunit chi, translating into MPRADFYLIAKPRFLNEPLRLVCELARKANDANLSTLILARDAQQAEALDDLLWAFDDEAYVPHQIAGTDDEDELAPVLIAPPEFAAPSRPLVINLRDDPYLGACDRVLEVVPADPTAREPLRERWKQYKALGLELSKYDM; encoded by the coding sequence ATGCCCCGTGCCGACTTCTACCTGATCGCCAAGCCGCGCTTCCTCAACGAACCGCTGCGGCTGGTCTGCGAGCTGGCGCGCAAGGCCAATGACGCCAACCTGTCCACGCTGATCCTGGCGCGCGATGCGCAGCAGGCCGAAGCGCTGGACGACCTGCTGTGGGCGTTCGACGACGAGGCCTATGTGCCGCACCAGATCGCCGGCACCGATGACGAGGACGAACTGGCCCCGGTGCTGATCGCCCCCCCCGAGTTCGCCGCCCCCTCGCGCCCGCTGGTGATCAACCTGCGCGACGATCCCTACCTGGGCGCCTGCGACCGCGTGCTGGAAGTGGTGCCCGCCGACCCGACCGCCCGCGAACCGCTGCGCGAACGCTGGAAACAGTACAAGGCCCTGGGCCTGGAGCTCAGCAAGTACGACATGTGA
- a CDS encoding leucyl aminopeptidase, with translation MALQFTLNQDAPASAAVDCIVVGVFADKTLSPAAQTLDSASQGRLTALVARGDVVAKTGSTTLLHDLPGVTAPRVLVVGLGDAGKFGVAPYLKAVGDATRALKTGAVGTALLTLTELSIKARDAAWNIRQAVVVSDHAAYRYTATLGKKKVDETGLTTLAIAGDDARALAVGIATAEGVEFARELGNLPPNYCTPAYLADTAAAFAGKFPGAEAQILDEAQMDALGMGSLLSVARGSANRPRLIVLKWNGGGDARPYVLVGKGITFDTGGVNLKTQGGIEEMKYDMCGGANVIGTFVATVKAELPINLVVVVPAVENAIDGNAYRPSDVITSMSGKTIEVGNTDAEGRLILCDALTYAERFNPEALVDVATLTGACMVALGHQTAGLMSKHDDLANELLAAGEHVFDRAWRLPLWDEYQGLLDSTFADVYNIGGRWGGAITAGCFLSRFTENQRWAHLDIAGVASDEGKRGMATGRPVGLLTQWLLDRAA, from the coding sequence ATGGCCCTGCAATTCACCCTGAACCAAGACGCGCCGGCAAGCGCTGCCGTCGACTGCATCGTGGTTGGCGTGTTCGCCGACAAGACCCTTTCGCCCGCTGCCCAGACGCTGGACAGCGCCAGCCAGGGCCGTTTGACGGCCTTGGTGGCACGCGGCGATGTGGTTGCCAAGACCGGCTCCACCACCCTGCTGCACGACCTGCCCGGGGTCACCGCCCCGCGCGTGCTGGTGGTGGGGCTGGGCGATGCCGGCAAGTTCGGCGTGGCGCCCTACCTCAAGGCGGTGGGCGATGCGACCCGCGCGCTCAAGACCGGGGCGGTGGGCACGGCCCTGCTGACCCTGACCGAGCTTTCCATCAAGGCCCGCGACGCCGCCTGGAACATCCGCCAGGCCGTGGTGGTCAGCGACCATGCCGCCTACCGCTACACCGCCACGCTGGGCAAGAAGAAGGTGGACGAGACCGGCCTGACCACCCTGGCCATCGCCGGCGACGACGCCCGTGCGCTGGCAGTGGGCATCGCCACCGCCGAAGGTGTGGAGTTCGCCCGCGAACTGGGCAACCTGCCGCCGAACTACTGCACCCCGGCCTACCTGGCCGACACCGCTGCGGCCTTCGCCGGCAAGTTCCCGGGCGCCGAGGCCCAGATCCTGGACGAGGCACAGATGGACGCGCTGGGCATGGGCTCGCTGCTGTCGGTGGCGCGCGGTTCGGCCAACCGCCCGCGCCTGATCGTGCTGAAGTGGAACGGCGGCGGCGACGCGCGCCCCTACGTGCTGGTCGGCAAGGGCATCACCTTCGACACCGGCGGCGTCAACCTCAAGACGCAGGGCGGCATCGAGGAAATGAAGTACGACATGTGCGGTGGCGCCAACGTCATCGGCACCTTCGTGGCCACCGTCAAGGCCGAGCTGCCGATCAACCTGGTGGTGGTCGTGCCGGCGGTGGAAAACGCCATCGACGGCAACGCGTACCGTCCCTCCGACGTGATCACCAGCATGTCCGGCAAGACCATCGAGGTCGGCAATACCGACGCCGAAGGCCGCCTGATCCTGTGCGATGCGCTGACCTACGCCGAGCGCTTCAACCCGGAAGCGCTGGTGGACGTGGCCACGCTGACCGGCGCCTGCATGGTGGCGCTGGGCCACCAGACCGCCGGGCTGATGAGCAAGCACGACGACCTGGCCAACGAACTGCTGGCCGCTGGCGAGCATGTGTTCGACCGCGCCTGGCGCCTGCCGTTGTGGGACGAATACCAGGGCCTGCTGGATTCCACCTTCGCCGACGTCTACAACATCGGCGGCCGCTGGGGCGGCGCGATCACCGCCGGCTGCTTCCTGTCGCGCTTCACCGAAAACCAGCGCTGGGCGCACCTGGACATCGCCGGCGTGGCCAGCGACGAAGGCAAGCGCGGCATGGCCACCGGGCGCCCGGTCGGCCTGCTGACCCAGTGGCTGCTCGACCGCGCCGCCTGA
- the lptF gene encoding LPS export ABC transporter permease LptF, with product MPKLDRYLLSDFTQSFLATLIVLLVVSVGGVLVDILGNIADGRIPARLLLSQVGLQFVAYLPIILPLALMLGLLLALARLYRDSEMAVITAIGVGPRRMLRPMLMLVVPVVVIIGLCSLWLGPWASRTAETMLEDANRSVLMAGLESGKFTPLSGGGVVYLTTISADGKNLGKVFLQRQKDDRIDVVTAERGAMFFEGKTDRYLRLEDGYRIEGPAAGDTLDYRLMKFASNDVALPDRTRVHDANDPEVMWTTQLLSDERPAARAQLHERLAPPLLALAFALLTLPLSRSAPRQQRYGRIMLAFLAYMVGTNLMIVGTQWIANGKTPAALGLWWLTLPLLAVAVWAYARDGRVRRPRARA from the coding sequence ATGCCGAAGCTCGATCGATATCTGCTCAGCGATTTCACCCAGAGCTTCCTGGCCACCTTGATCGTGCTGCTGGTCGTCAGCGTCGGCGGCGTGCTGGTGGATATCCTCGGCAATATCGCCGACGGCCGCATCCCGGCTCGCTTGCTGCTGTCGCAAGTGGGGCTGCAATTCGTCGCCTATCTGCCGATCATCCTGCCGCTGGCGCTGATGCTGGGCCTGTTGTTGGCGCTGGCCAGGCTGTACCGCGATTCAGAAATGGCCGTCATCACCGCCATTGGTGTGGGCCCCAGGCGCATGCTGCGGCCCATGCTGATGCTGGTGGTGCCGGTGGTGGTGATCATCGGGCTGTGCTCGCTGTGGCTGGGCCCCTGGGCCAGCCGCACCGCCGAAACCATGCTGGAGGACGCCAACCGCAGCGTGCTGATGGCCGGCCTGGAGTCGGGCAAGTTCACCCCGCTCTCCGGCGGTGGCGTGGTCTACCTGACCACCATTTCCGCCGATGGCAAGAACCTGGGCAAGGTGTTCCTGCAGCGGCAGAAGGACGACCGCATCGACGTGGTCACCGCCGAGCGCGGCGCGATGTTCTTCGAAGGCAAGACCGATCGCTACCTGCGCCTGGAGGATGGCTACCGCATCGAAGGCCCGGCCGCTGGCGACACCCTGGACTACCGCCTGATGAAGTTCGCCAGCAACGATGTGGCCTTGCCCGACCGCACCCGGGTGCACGATGCCAACGATCCGGAAGTGATGTGGACCACGCAGCTGCTCTCCGATGAACGCCCGGCGGCGCGTGCGCAGCTGCATGAGCGGCTGGCACCGCCGCTGCTGGCGCTGGCCTTCGCCCTGCTGACCCTGCCGCTGTCGCGCAGTGCGCCGCGGCAGCAGCGCTATGGCCGGATCATGCTGGCCTTCCTGGCCTACATGGTCGGCACCAACCTGATGATCGTCGGCACCCAGTGGATCGCCAACGGCAAGACCCCGGCTGCGTTGGGCCTGTGGTGGCTGACACTGCCGCTGTTGGCGGTGGCGGTCTGGGCGTATGCGCGCGATGGCCGCGTGCGCCGGCCGAGGGCGCGCGCATGA
- a CDS encoding multifunctional CCA addition/repair protein, which translates to MKIYLVGGAVRDALLGQPAGDRDWVVVGTDQAQMQAQGFKPVGKDFPVFLHPRSGEEYALARTERKSGRGYRGFVVDADPSVTLEEDLLRRDFTINAIARDEDSGELVDPYGGERDLQARILRHVGPAFIEDPVRVLRAARFMARFAPLGFTLAPETAALMREMAASGELDSLVPERVWQELRRALSCARPSAFLRTLHDTDALRIILPELDALYGVPQRADFHPEVDTGIHQEMVSDMAARLAPGDALIGFAALTHDLGKALTPPEQWPRHLMHEQRGVAPLQALCERLKVPQDYRQLAVTACREHLNVHRLPELRNSTVHDLLVRCDGFRRPERIAQLALVCEADKRGRLGSEESAYPQGEQLKRLHAAALAINARDLAATGLQGPQIGQALAKARIAAIAAARNHDQ; encoded by the coding sequence ATGAAGATCTATCTCGTTGGCGGCGCCGTCCGCGATGCCTTGCTCGGCCAGCCGGCCGGCGACCGCGATTGGGTGGTGGTCGGTACCGATCAGGCGCAGATGCAGGCGCAGGGATTCAAGCCGGTGGGCAAGGACTTCCCGGTGTTCCTGCATCCGCGTAGCGGCGAGGAATATGCACTGGCGCGTACCGAGCGCAAATCCGGCCGGGGCTATCGCGGCTTCGTGGTGGATGCCGATCCCTCGGTGACGCTGGAAGAAGATCTGCTGCGGCGTGACTTCACCATCAATGCCATTGCCCGCGACGAAGACAGCGGCGAGCTGGTGGACCCGTATGGCGGTGAGCGCGATCTGCAGGCGCGCATCCTGCGTCATGTGGGGCCGGCGTTTATCGAAGATCCCGTGCGCGTGCTGCGTGCGGCACGCTTCATGGCGCGGTTCGCCCCGCTTGGCTTCACGCTGGCGCCGGAGACCGCAGCGCTGATGCGCGAGATGGCGGCCAGTGGCGAGCTGGACAGCCTGGTGCCCGAACGCGTCTGGCAGGAACTGCGCCGGGCGTTGAGCTGCGCACGGCCGTCGGCGTTCTTGCGCACCCTGCACGATACCGATGCACTGCGCATCATCCTGCCGGAACTCGATGCGCTGTACGGCGTGCCGCAGCGCGCCGACTTCCACCCGGAAGTGGATACCGGCATCCACCAGGAGATGGTCAGCGACATGGCCGCACGTCTGGCGCCCGGCGATGCGCTGATCGGCTTTGCCGCACTCACCCATGACCTGGGCAAGGCGCTGACGCCACCGGAGCAATGGCCCCGCCACCTGATGCACGAACAGCGCGGCGTCGCCCCGCTGCAGGCGCTGTGCGAACGGCTCAAGGTGCCGCAGGACTATCGCCAGCTGGCCGTCACCGCCTGCCGCGAGCATCTCAACGTGCATCGCCTGCCCGAACTACGCAACAGCACCGTGCACGACCTGCTGGTGCGTTGCGATGGCTTTCGCCGGCCCGAGCGCATCGCGCAGCTGGCCCTGGTGTGCGAGGCCGACAAGCGTGGTCGCCTCGGTAGCGAAGAATCTGCCTACCCACAAGGCGAACAGCTCAAGCGTCTGCATGCAGCAGCACTGGCAATCAATGCGCGCGACCTGGCCGCGACCGGCCTGCAAGGCCCGCAGATCGGGCAGGCCCTGGCGAAGGCGCGCATTGCCGCGATCGCAGCGGCGCGCAACCACGATCAGTAA
- the nagA gene encoding N-acetylglucosamine-6-phosphate deacetylase, translated as MDASPIQALCNARVLTDDGLQDGLAVLLDGAQIQAVVPADDARVAQAHTRVDLGGATLLPGFIDIQVNGGGGVLFNNARDPQALATIAAAHRRFGTTGMLPTLISDTAQVMAEAIEATREAIAQGVPGVLGIHLEGPYLSPARKGTHDAHKFRLPDAHEIAVDTSLDNGVTLITLAPERVPVQDIRAFVAGGAIVFAGHTAATYEQARDGIAAGVSGFTHVYNAMSQLAGREPNAVGAALEDPNVWCGVIVDGVHVHPASLRVALAAKPRGKLLLVTDAMPMVGSDSPSFDLYGETITAVDGVVRNADGALAGSALDMATAVRNSVRWLGVDLAEAARMASTYPAQCIGLGERLGRIAPGYRADLVLVDADVQVLGTWVGGQRE; from the coding sequence ATGGATGCTTCCCCGATTCAAGCGCTGTGCAATGCGCGCGTGTTGACCGACGACGGTCTGCAGGATGGCCTGGCCGTGCTGCTGGACGGTGCGCAGATTCAGGCGGTGGTGCCGGCCGACGATGCACGCGTGGCGCAGGCGCACACGCGCGTGGATCTGGGCGGCGCCACCTTGCTGCCGGGTTTCATCGACATCCAGGTCAACGGCGGCGGCGGGGTGTTGTTCAACAACGCACGCGACCCGCAGGCATTGGCCACGATCGCCGCGGCGCATCGCCGCTTCGGCACTACGGGCATGCTGCCGACGCTGATCAGCGATACCGCGCAGGTGATGGCCGAAGCGATCGAGGCGACGCGCGAAGCCATCGCACAAGGCGTGCCCGGCGTGCTTGGCATCCATCTGGAGGGGCCTTACCTGAGCCCCGCGCGCAAAGGTACCCACGACGCGCACAAGTTCCGTCTGCCGGACGCGCATGAAATCGCCGTCGATACCTCGCTGGACAATGGCGTCACCCTGATCACGCTCGCCCCCGAGCGCGTGCCGGTGCAGGACATCCGCGCGTTCGTGGCTGGCGGTGCGATCGTGTTCGCCGGCCACACTGCGGCCACCTACGAGCAGGCGCGCGATGGCATCGCCGCCGGCGTCAGTGGCTTTACGCACGTGTACAACGCGATGTCGCAACTGGCCGGACGCGAGCCCAACGCCGTGGGCGCCGCGCTGGAAGATCCCAACGTGTGGTGCGGTGTCATCGTCGATGGCGTGCACGTGCATCCGGCCAGCCTGCGCGTGGCGTTGGCGGCCAAACCGCGTGGCAAGCTGCTGCTGGTCACCGACGCCATGCCGATGGTCGGCAGCGACAGCCCCAGCTTCGATCTGTACGGCGAAACCATCACTGCGGTGGATGGGGTGGTGCGCAATGCCGACGGCGCGCTTGCCGGCTCGGCGCTGGACATGGCCACCGCCGTGCGCAACAGCGTGCGCTGGTTGGGCGTGGATCTGGCCGAAGCCGCACGCATGGCGTCCACGTATCCGGCGCAATGCATCGGACTGGGCGAGCGCCTGGGCCGCATCGCACCTGGCTACCGGGCCGATCTGGTGCTGGTGGACGCCGACGTGCAGGTGCTCGGCACCTGGGTTGGCGGGCAGCGGGAGTAA
- a CDS encoding valine--tRNA ligase, which translates to MTTLASSYDPASFESRLYAQWEAAGYFAPSGKGEPYTVLLPPPNVTGTLHMGHAFQQTLMDALVRYHRMRGFDTLWQVGTDHAGIATEMVVSRNLALEGKGQTRDTLGREGFIAKVWEWKAQSGDTIERQMRRLGTSSDWSRSTFTMDPQPSAAVNEAFVRWYEQGLIYRGQRLVNWDPVLKTAISDLEVENVEEDGFLWSIRYTLADGVTYEHVEHDADGNEILRETRDYLVVATTRPETLLGDTAVMVHPDDARYASLHSARIVLPLTGRQVPVITDDYVDRAFGTGVVKVTPAHDFNDYQVGVRHSLPMINLFTVTATLNDEAPERYRGLDRYDARKLVLSELEDLGLLVETKPHKLQVPRGDRTGQVIEPYLTDQWFVKMDALAKRGLELVESGQIRFVPPNWINTYRHWMENIQDWCISRQLWWGHRIPAWFDAAGKYYVGHDEAEVRAKHGLGTEIALHQDSDVLETWFSSQLWPFSTLGWPDANAMAERGFARYLPSSVLVTGFDIIFFWVARMIMATDSFTGQVPFRDVYITGLIRDAQGQKMSKSKGNVLDPLDIIDGISIEDLVAKRTSGLMQPRMAEKIEKATRKEFPDGIIAHGADALRFTIAALATHGRDIKFDLGRAEGYKNFCNKLWNATRFVLMNSEGARFTGVPQPRTETEKWILARLDQVTADTHAHYANYRFDLLTQALYEFAWNAFCDWFVELSKPALSDAMQDSDAAASTRHTLLYVLEALLRLLHPLIPFVTEELWQQVAPRLGITDATISLQAFPQANDLDTSGYAGAEADVEWLKSMVSALRRVRSELNVPPSKQVRLLLQAGNADDRARVARFASQLSFLLKLEAIDWLDAGQDTPPSATAIVGELTLLVPLEGLVDMDAERTRLDKEIKRVESEIGKCNGKLGNATFVQNAPAAVVEQERARLNDWTVQLTGLREQRGKL; encoded by the coding sequence ATGACCACCCTCGCCTCCAGCTACGACCCCGCTTCCTTCGAATCGCGCCTGTATGCGCAATGGGAGGCGGCCGGCTATTTCGCGCCGTCCGGCAAGGGTGAGCCGTATACCGTGCTGCTGCCGCCGCCCAATGTCACCGGCACGCTGCACATGGGGCATGCGTTCCAGCAGACGTTGATGGACGCGCTGGTGCGCTACCACCGCATGCGCGGCTTCGACACGCTGTGGCAGGTGGGCACCGACCATGCCGGCATCGCCACCGAGATGGTGGTGTCGCGCAATCTGGCCCTGGAAGGCAAGGGGCAAACGCGCGACACGCTCGGCCGCGAGGGCTTCATCGCCAAGGTGTGGGAATGGAAGGCGCAGTCCGGCGACACCATCGAGCGCCAGATGCGCCGGTTGGGCACCTCCAGCGACTGGTCGCGCAGCACCTTCACCATGGACCCGCAACCGTCGGCGGCGGTCAACGAAGCCTTCGTGCGCTGGTACGAGCAGGGCCTGATCTATCGCGGCCAGCGCCTGGTCAACTGGGACCCGGTGCTGAAGACCGCCATCTCCGACCTGGAAGTGGAAAACGTCGAGGAAGACGGCTTCCTGTGGTCGATCCGTTACACCTTGGCCGATGGTGTGACCTACGAACATGTCGAGCACGATGCCGACGGCAACGAGATCCTGCGCGAAACCCGCGATTACCTGGTGGTGGCCACCACGCGCCCGGAGACCCTGCTCGGCGACACCGCGGTGATGGTGCACCCGGACGATGCACGCTACGCCAGCCTGCACAGCGCACGCATCGTGCTGCCGCTGACCGGCCGCCAGGTGCCGGTGATTACCGACGATTACGTGGACCGCGCGTTCGGCACCGGCGTGGTCAAGGTCACGCCTGCGCATGACTTCAACGACTACCAGGTGGGCGTGCGGCACTCGCTGCCGATGATCAACCTGTTCACCGTCACCGCAACCCTCAACGACGAAGCACCGGAGCGCTATCGCGGCCTGGATCGCTACGACGCACGCAAGCTGGTGCTGTCCGAACTGGAAGACCTCGGCCTGTTGGTGGAAACCAAGCCGCACAAGCTGCAGGTACCGCGCGGCGACCGCACCGGCCAGGTGATCGAGCCGTATCTCACCGACCAGTGGTTCGTCAAAATGGACGCGCTGGCCAAGCGTGGGCTGGAGCTGGTGGAAAGCGGCCAGATCAGGTTCGTGCCGCCGAACTGGATCAACACCTATCGCCACTGGATGGAAAACATCCAGGATTGGTGCATCAGCCGCCAGCTGTGGTGGGGCCATCGCATTCCGGCGTGGTTCGACGCCGCCGGCAAGTATTACGTCGGCCACGACGAAGCCGAAGTGCGCGCCAAGCACGGTCTAGGCACAGAAATCGCCCTGCATCAGGACAGCGATGTGCTGGAAACCTGGTTCTCCTCGCAACTGTGGCCATTCTCCACCCTGGGCTGGCCGGATGCGAACGCGATGGCCGAGCGCGGCTTTGCGCGCTATCTGCCCTCGTCGGTGCTGGTCACCGGCTTCGACATCATCTTCTTCTGGGTGGCGCGCATGATCATGGCCACCGACAGCTTCACCGGCCAGGTGCCCTTCCGCGATGTCTACATCACCGGCCTGATCCGCGATGCGCAGGGCCAGAAGATGTCCAAGTCCAAGGGCAACGTGCTCGACCCGCTGGACATCATCGACGGCATCAGCATCGAGGACCTGGTCGCCAAGCGCACCAGCGGCCTGATGCAGCCGCGCATGGCCGAGAAGATCGAAAAGGCCACCCGCAAGGAATTTCCGGATGGCATCATCGCCCACGGCGCCGATGCGCTGCGCTTCACCATCGCCGCACTTGCGACCCATGGCCGCGATATCAAGTTCGACCTTGGACGTGCAGAGGGCTACAAGAACTTCTGCAACAAGCTGTGGAATGCCACGCGCTTCGTGCTGATGAACAGCGAAGGCGCGCGCTTCACCGGCGTGCCGCAACCGCGCACCGAAACGGAAAAGTGGATTCTGGCGCGCCTGGACCAGGTCACTGCGGACACCCACGCGCATTACGCCAACTACCGCTTCGACCTGCTCACGCAGGCGTTGTACGAGTTCGCCTGGAATGCGTTCTGCGACTGGTTCGTCGAGCTGTCCAAGCCGGCGCTCAGCGATGCCATGCAGGACAGCGATGCAGCCGCCAGCACCCGCCACACCCTGCTCTACGTGCTCGAAGCCCTGCTGCGCCTGCTGCACCCGCTGATCCCGTTCGTCACCGAGGAACTGTGGCAGCAGGTCGCTCCGCGCCTGGGCATCACCGACGCCACCATTTCCCTGCAGGCCTTCCCGCAGGCCAACGACCTCGATACCAGCGGCTACGCCGGTGCGGAAGCCGATGTCGAATGGCTGAAGTCGATGGTGTCGGCACTCCGCCGCGTGCGCAGCGAATTGAACGTGCCGCCCTCCAAGCAGGTGCGCCTGTTGCTGCAGGCCGGCAACGCCGACGACCGTGCGCGCGTGGCGCGCTTCGCATCGCAGCTGTCCTTCCTGCTCAAGCTCGAAGCGATCGACTGGCTGGATGCCGGCCAGGACACACCGCCCTCGGCCACCGCCATCGTCGGTGAGCTGACGCTGCTGGTGCCGCTGGAAGGCCTGGTCGACATGGATGCCGAGCGCACCCGCCTGGACAAGGAGATCAAGCGCGTGGAAAGCGAGATCGGCAAGTGCAACGGCAAGCTGGGCAACGCCACCTTCGTGCAGAACGCGCCGGCCGCGGTGGTCGAGCAGGAGCGTGCACGCCTGAACGACTGGACGGTGCAGCTGACCGGCCTGCGCGAGCAGCGCGGCAAACTCTGA